The Bacillus spongiae DNA window TGGATAGAAAGAATACAAGAGTCAAAGATTTATATAAAAGACGATCAAGAACAAGTTCAGGATCTTCTGTCCTTATTCGAACAATATGTCGCGGACACGACCGCTTATATCTCGCTGCTCGCAAGGCATGCAATGATGAGGGTCAACCGTACTTCAAATCGAACAAGGAATTGCAAGCAATGTCAAAAAAAGCACGGGCCATGGCGGATAAGGAACCGCACCATTCCTTCACATTCTTCAATGAGCCAACGTCATGTGAAATCTAACGAAGCCCCAGCAATCAATCATATTTGCCAAGAAATTGAGAGGTCCGAAAACTACCTGACATGAAAGTGAAGCCGTTTGAAAATGTTGATGACAGAATAAGGCCCAGCACATACAGGGGAAATCTACGAGCTTCTTCAAGCAAGGAGTTTTCAGAAATATAAGTACACTACTTATTTAGGTTTCAAATCTGCCGAAGGAGTCAACATAAGGGTGTCTAAGATATTGACTTAAGTCCATTTGTTTGCAACTATGTATATATATTTCTTACAACAATTTGATATGCTGAGGAGTGATTATGTTGAATATCAAACTTGATGATTTAACTGGCACTGAAATAACTTCATTAATAGAGGAACATGTCCATAATATGGGGGTTCATTACCCAGACGGTATTAATTATGGTTTTAATATAGAAGATTTAAAGAAAACAGAAATTACATTTTGGAGTGCATGGGAAGAGAGCGAATTAGTTGGTTGTGGTGCACTTATAGAACTCGATTCTCAGCACGGAGAATTAAAATCTATGAAAACAGTTCCTTCACATTTACGTAAAGGAGTTGGGAAGAAAATGCTTGAACACATAATGAATGAAGCTAAGAAACGAGGTTATAGGCGGTTAAGTTTAGGAACAGGTGCTATGGAGGCTTTTAAACCTGCTCGTAAATTGTATGAAAATTATGGGTTTGAATACTGCAAGCCATTTTCTGATTATGAAGATGATCCATATAGTGTATTTATGACAAAGGAATTATAGGTTTAAACAATTTGAAAATTTAATTTATTGGGTGATTACATGAATTACTATGTTACAAGTTTTGCAAGGATGTCTGTTTACCGAAAGGCTACGAGACTTTGTAGATTCTAAACTTTATTCTATGAAAGGCTAGACCAATATCCAGAAATGGAAAAGTTGCTACATGGAAGAATTAACACCTAACCCATTAAGGGTTCTAAACGGAGTGACCCCTGCTTCTCTCATCATGGGAGAAGTAGATTCTTATTCTCGTCAAAATACCCTTGCAACAGCTTTAAGAGGGAAGGGCTATAGATGTAACCTTATTTATATTTGACTATATTTCTAACGAAACAATACGTCGAACGAATTTAACACGAATCAAATAAGAGTGAAGCAAGGGAGCGCATTAACCTCTTAGTGAACATACATATAAATCTGAAATTCCAATTTTTTTAATTCATGCACAAAATTGGGGAGGCAGAAGCTACCTTACAAATAGGATACTGTATAACACGAAAGTGAAGCCGTTTGAAACTATTGGTGACAGTATAAGACCTAGCACCTTGGGAAACCCATTTTTTAAAAACGTATTAGTCCTCTAGATTTATAAAAAAAGACTAGCTAAACGCTAATCCCAAGGTTCACTAGTCAAGGTCTTTTATTCTTTTTGCCGGTACACCGGCATATAATCCATTCGGCTCACAATCATTGACGACTACGGCCCCTGCTGCAATCATGCATCCATCGCCAATGGTCACTCCTGGTAATACGGTGGCCCTTGCTCCCACCCAACAGCCTCTACCAATGGTAATGGGCTTCCTGTCCGATTCGCCTGCTCTTCTATATGTATCTGCTATTTTATGACTAGAGGTGCAGATCATCACGTCGAAGGCAAGCCCGGCATTTTCTTTTATAATGACTCTTTCCCAACTATCAATAAAAACGTTATGGTTCAATATAACGCCCTTCTCTAGTACTAAGCCTTTTCCTCTAAACACACAACCAGAGCGAATATTTGCTGTATCAGTTCTCATACCTGCAAGCTTATATAGAATATATCGAACTTTCTGAGGGATGAGAGCGGACTTCCCGATTGTATTGACAAGAACATTCCATACAATCAATGAGAGAGCGCTTTTTAGTTTTGGCATCAAAAGAAGAACTCCTTTTTGTCTATATTTTACCAAAAACGACAAAACCTTTCATTATAAATTGACATCTTGTGCAAGTGCCACTCAATTTTATTATGGAAGAACGAGAAAGTATCTGTACACCAAATCTATTAAAAACTTTGAGAACGAGCTCTTATATAGGAATAATTTACTGTCTCTCTTGCCTTTTCGGACATATAAGTACAAATACCTGCAAATTCACTTAGTGTCATGTAGTTAAAATAGCCTATTAACTGTAAAAAAGACACTCTAATTGTAATAATGTTTACGTTTACTAAATAGTAGAAGTAAAACATAATTTAGTAGAATGATAATATTTTATGTAGGGGGAATTTAATGTATCGAAAAAGCTTAGCGGTGCTCTTGTCGGCTGGACTCATTTTATCGGTAAATGGGGTATATGCAAAAAATATACCAACTTCTCAAGATAATCCCTCGGATACGGCTTTTGATAACAAGATTATTAAGAAAATCAAAGCGGATAATATGTATGACATTGTCGCGAAATTGTCAGAGCAACCCCGGGCGGCTGGTACAGAAGGGGAGTTAATAGGGGTCAATTTTATAAAGGATGAGTTTGAAAAATATGGGTATGAAACGGAATTACAACCTTTTACATTCCTTGATGTATTAGTAGGGACAGGCACGCTAGAAATTAATGGACAGGCGTATGACCCGTACGTATTTAGTGGGTCATATAGTGCGAAGGTTACGGCGGAGGTTCTTCATGTAGGAAAGGCACTTAATGGGGAAGTACCTGATGAAGTAAAAGGAAAAATAGCTCTTATAGAACGTGGTGATATCCCTTTTGTCTGGAAACTGCAAAATGTTTTGGACAAAGGGGCTGTTGGGGTCATTATGTATAATCATTCTGGTACCTCTAATCGTGTTGGTGTTGCAAATCCAGGACAAGATATCCCAGCTGTCACGATTACAAAGGATCAAGGTTTAGCATTAGTGGACCAATTGGAAGCAGAACCTTTAACAGCAACCATTGATGTTCGAGATTCCGGTTATGTAGAAAATACGTCTCATAATGTCATTGCTACGAAGAAACCACATAAAAATAAAGACACGGGACAAATCGTCGTCGTTGGAGCTCATCATGATTCGGTTAGTGGCGGACCTGGTGCAAACGATGATGCATCTGGTGTATCAGCCGTTTTAGAAATTGCGAGGGTCATGGCGAATAT harbors:
- a CDS encoding acyltransferase: MPKLKSALSLIVWNVLVNTIGKSALIPQKVRYILYKLAGMRTDTANIRSGCVFRGKGLVLEKGVILNHNVFIDSWERVIIKENAGLAFDVMICTSSHKIADTYRRAGESDRKPITIGRGCWVGARATVLPGVTIGDGCMIAAGAVVVNDCEPNGLYAGVPAKRIKDLD
- a CDS encoding M20/M25/M40 family metallo-hydrolase, giving the protein MYRKSLAVLLSAGLILSVNGVYAKNIPTSQDNPSDTAFDNKIIKKIKADNMYDIVAKLSEQPRAAGTEGELIGVNFIKDEFEKYGYETELQPFTFLDVLVGTGTLEINGQAYDPYVFSGSYSAKVTAEVLHVGKALNGEVPDEVKGKIALIERGDIPFVWKLQNVLDKGAVGVIMYNHSGTSNRVGVANPGQDIPAVTITKDQGLALVDQLEAEPLTATIDVRDSGYVENTSHNVIATKKPHKNKDTGQIVVVGAHHDSVSGGPGANDDASGVSAVLEIARVMANMQTDTEIRFVTFGAEELGLLGSYHYVSTLEEEEIDNIVAQFQMDMVGSKDSGGDHEAGGLIMYTIDGERNTVTDLGAAAGARTSEVIPYGQLGRSDHQPFYEVGIPAALFIHAPVEDSYHTPADTIDKIDKNKLKQTADIVGASVYQIARFDTPALEHARVAPGPVDYEYDDRPVQ
- a CDS encoding GNAT family N-acetyltransferase, coding for MNIKLDDLTGTEITSLIEEHVHNMGVHYPDGINYGFNIEDLKKTEITFWSAWEESELVGCGALIELDSQHGELKSMKTVPSHLRKGVGKKMLEHIMNEAKKRGYRRLSLGTGAMEAFKPARKLYENYGFEYCKPFSDYEDDPYSVFMTKEL